The Streptomyces laurentii genome contains a region encoding:
- a CDS encoding sensor-like histidine kinase (ATP binding site [chemical binding];~G-X-G motif;~Histidine kinase-like ATPases; This family includes several ATP-binding proteins for example: histidine kinase, DNA gyrase B, topoisomerases, heat shock protein HSP90, phytochrome-like ATPases and DNA mismatch repair proteins; cd00075;~Mg2+ binding site [ion binding];~Nitrate and nitrite sensing; pfam08376;~Signal transduction histidine kinase [Signal transduction mechanisms]; COG0642;~identified by MetaGeneAnnotator; putative;~sensor-like histidine kinase [Streptomyces hygroscopicus subsp. jinggangensis TL01]) produces MRTSRRTPDGEAPTPPPQPVRGRRAHAGPPADEPAPHERTPDSAPTRAPGPASAPDSTPDSAPVPAPEPAARPEPRHLHRLWGAGPRTVRAKIVSILMVPVVSLLALWGFATVTTAQDIARLRLLQSVDADIRQPVVHAVTALQDERRAAVRQVAAPSGGRAADLKDRARATDAAVARLRLDDRHTVGDEGGLPADVSARVADFVDQAESLARIRTAAAGGRADGARVYDTYTGAITAGFAVGGALAGIEDIQAGPDARVLLELGRAGEMLAREDALLGSARLTGRLDGRLDGRRGRELEGAVQTRRTLTESATADLPAPQRAAWHRLTTQPLYRGLVEAEDRTLGAAPGRPAARAVTAADWDTAHAFVRDGLRSVERDAHTAAADRHDPLGGVFTPGGAAVLLGLLAVVASLAISVRIGRGLVVELVSLRNTALAIARRKLPAAMRRLRAGEDLDVQAEAPPGPAPQDEIGQVGEALTTVHRAALSAAVERAELASGISGVFVNLARRSQVLVHRQLTLLDSMERRADDPGELGDLFRLDHLTTRMRRHAESLIILSGAAPGRAWRMPVPLTNVVRAAVSEIEDYARVEVRRLPETAVSGTAVADLTHLLAELVENAAQFSPPHTKVRISGEPVGNGYALEIEDRGLGMGKGNLDEANARIARSEALDLFDSDRLGLFVVSRLSSRHAIKVHLRPSPYGGTTAVVLLPTELLQDTLPAGYAPVSEPEVASGVPAYAPVPSAVASAGADGRTAPQPPRFGVPTAPAAPEPLPAAVTTLHRRPRGLSPAPPALAAADTGIDAGSGGPTGGHADAREGDDGDLPRRVRQASLVPQLRTAPPAPAPAADPATAPSGGTSTGPADRTPEQLRARMSAYHDGWRRGGGPAPGSPAADFGPHPPRTPGEPRREGEDA; encoded by the coding sequence ATGCGAACTTCCCGCAGAACCCCGGACGGCGAGGCCCCCACGCCTCCGCCGCAACCCGTCCGAGGGCGCCGCGCACACGCGGGACCACCCGCCGACGAACCGGCCCCGCACGAACGGACCCCCGACTCCGCCCCCACCCGCGCCCCCGGACCGGCCTCCGCCCCCGACTCCACTCCCGATTCCGCTCCCGTCCCCGCCCCCGAGCCGGCGGCCCGGCCCGAGCCCCGTCACCTCCACCGCCTGTGGGGCGCGGGACCGCGTACCGTCCGCGCCAAGATCGTCTCGATCCTCATGGTCCCGGTCGTCTCGCTCCTCGCCCTGTGGGGTTTCGCCACCGTCACCACCGCCCAGGACATCGCCCGTCTCCGGCTGCTTCAGTCCGTCGACGCCGACATCCGGCAGCCCGTGGTCCACGCCGTCACCGCCCTCCAGGACGAACGCCGCGCCGCCGTACGCCAGGTCGCCGCCCCCAGCGGCGGACGCGCCGCCGACCTGAAGGACCGCGCCCGGGCGACCGACGCCGCCGTCGCCCGCCTCCGCCTCGACGACCGGCACACCGTCGGCGACGAGGGCGGGCTGCCCGCCGACGTCTCCGCCCGCGTCGCCGACTTCGTCGACCAGGCCGAGAGCCTCGCCCGGATCCGTACCGCCGCCGCCGGCGGCCGCGCCGACGGGGCCCGGGTCTACGACACGTACACCGGCGCCATCACGGCCGGCTTCGCCGTCGGCGGCGCCCTCGCCGGTATCGAGGACATTCAGGCCGGCCCCGACGCGCGCGTGCTGCTCGAACTCGGCCGCGCGGGCGAGATGCTGGCCCGCGAGGACGCCCTGCTCGGCTCCGCCCGGCTCACCGGCCGTCTCGACGGCCGTCTCGACGGCCGACGCGGGCGGGAGCTGGAAGGCGCCGTCCAGACCCGTCGTACCCTCACCGAATCCGCCACCGCCGACCTGCCCGCCCCGCAACGTGCCGCGTGGCACCGGCTCACCACCCAGCCTCTCTACCGCGGGCTCGTCGAAGCCGAGGACCGCACCCTCGGCGCCGCCCCCGGCAGGCCCGCCGCCCGGGCCGTCACCGCCGCCGACTGGGACACCGCCCACGCCTTCGTGCGCGACGGCCTCAGGAGCGTCGAGCGGGACGCCCACACGGCCGCCGCGGACCGTCACGATCCCCTCGGCGGCGTGTTCACCCCCGGCGGCGCGGCCGTCCTGCTCGGCCTGCTCGCCGTCGTCGCCTCCCTCGCCATCTCCGTACGCATCGGCCGCGGCCTCGTCGTCGAACTCGTCAGCCTCCGCAACACCGCCCTCGCGATCGCCCGCCGCAAGCTTCCTGCCGCCATGCGCCGCCTGCGCGCGGGCGAGGATCTCGACGTACAGGCCGAGGCGCCGCCCGGACCCGCCCCACAGGACGAGATCGGCCAGGTCGGCGAAGCCCTCACCACCGTCCACCGGGCGGCGCTGTCCGCAGCCGTCGAACGCGCCGAACTCGCCAGTGGCATCTCCGGCGTCTTCGTCAACCTCGCCCGCCGCAGCCAGGTCCTGGTGCACCGCCAGCTCACCTTGCTCGACAGCATGGAACGCCGCGCCGACGACCCCGGCGAACTCGGCGACCTGTTCCGGCTCGACCACCTCACCACCCGCATGCGCCGCCATGCCGAGAGCCTGATCATCCTCTCGGGCGCCGCGCCCGGCCGCGCCTGGCGGATGCCCGTCCCTCTCACCAACGTCGTCCGCGCCGCCGTTTCCGAGATCGAGGACTACGCGCGCGTGGAGGTACGCCGGCTCCCCGAGACCGCCGTCTCCGGCACCGCGGTCGCCGACCTCACCCACCTCCTCGCCGAACTCGTCGAGAACGCCGCCCAGTTCTCCCCGCCCCACACCAAGGTCCGGATCAGCGGCGAACCCGTCGGCAACGGCTACGCCCTGGAGATCGAGGACCGCGGACTCGGCATGGGCAAGGGGAACCTGGACGAGGCCAACGCGCGCATCGCCCGGTCCGAGGCGCTGGACCTCTTCGACAGCGACCGGCTCGGCCTGTTCGTCGTCAGCCGGCTCTCCTCGCGGCACGCCATCAAGGTGCATCTGCGCCCCTCGCCGTACGGTGGCACCACCGCTGTCGTCCTGCTCCCGACCGAACTGCTGCAGGACACCCTCCCGGCGGGGTATGCCCCCGTATCCGAACCGGAAGTGGCGTCCGGTGTCCCGGCATATGCCCCGGTGCCGTCCGCCGTCGCCTCAGCCGGAGCCGACGGCCGTACGGCCCCGCAGCCGCCCCGGTTCGGGGTGCCGACGGCACCCGCCGCCCCCGAACCGCTGCCGGCCGCCGTGACCACCCTGCACCGGCGCCCCCGAGGCCTGTCGCCCGCCCCGCCCGCCCTGGCCGCCGCGGACACCGGCATCGACGCCGGCAGCGGCGGACCCACGGGCGGACACGCGGACGCGCGCGAGGGCGACGACGGGGACCTGCCGCGCCGGGTCCGCCAGGCCAGCCTCGTGCCCCAGTTGCGTACGGCCCCTCCCGCGCCCGCCCCGGCCGCGGACCCGGCCACCGCACCCTCCGGCGGCACGTCCACCGGTCCCGCGGACCGCACCCCCGAACAGCTCCGGGCCCGGATGTCCGCATACCACGACGGCTGGCGGCGCGGCGGCGGACCGGCGCCCGGAAGCCCGGCAGCGGACTTCGGCCCGCACCCGCCCCGTACACCCGGCGAACCCCGAAGGGAAGGAGAGGACGCATGA
- a CDS encoding roadblock/LC7 family protein (Roadblock/LC7 domain; cl00886;~identified by MetaGeneAnnotator; putative;~roadblock/LC7 family protein [Streptomyces pristinaespiralis ATCC25486]), producing MIDHERTSRHRSGELDWLLDDLVTRVREVRHTVVLSNDGLAVGASSALSREDAEHLAAIASGFHSLAKGAGRQFHTGGVRQTMVEMDDGFLFVAAAGDGSCLAVLSGADADIGLIAYEMARLVKRVGEHLHTPPRLTVPPPAAG from the coding sequence ATGATCGACCACGAGAGGACGTCCCGCCACCGCTCCGGAGAGCTCGACTGGCTCCTGGACGACCTCGTCACCCGCGTCCGCGAGGTCCGCCACACCGTCGTGCTCTCCAACGACGGACTCGCCGTCGGCGCGTCCAGCGCGCTCAGCCGCGAGGACGCCGAGCATCTCGCCGCCATCGCCTCCGGATTCCACAGCCTCGCCAAGGGCGCGGGACGGCAGTTCCACACCGGCGGAGTGCGCCAGACCATGGTCGAGATGGACGACGGCTTCCTCTTCGTCGCCGCCGCCGGCGACGGCTCCTGCCTGGCCGTGCTCAGCGGAGCCGACGCCGACATCGGCCTCATCGCCTACGAGATGGCCCGGCTGGTGAAACGGGTCGGCGAACACCTGCACACCCCGCCGCGGCTCACCGTGCCCCCACCGGCCGCCGGCTGA
- a CDS encoding multi-component regulatory system-2 (Protein of unknown function (DUF742); pfam05331;~identified by MetaGeneAnnotator; putative;~multi-component regulatory system-2 [Streptomyces venezuelae ATCC10712]), with translation MNEDSTGTAQAAPGSQWYDAEAGPLVRPYAMTGGRTKPGPSNVRFDLIALVVVDDHPPDRADEALLGPEHRALLHLCRAETQSVAELSADADLPVGVVRVLLGDLLEAGLVKVSRPVPPAQLPDERILREVIDGLRAL, from the coding sequence ATGAACGAGGACAGCACCGGTACGGCCCAGGCCGCGCCGGGCAGTCAGTGGTACGACGCCGAGGCCGGGCCGCTCGTCCGGCCGTACGCCATGACCGGCGGCCGCACCAAGCCGGGCCCCAGCAACGTCAGGTTCGACCTGATCGCGCTCGTGGTCGTCGACGACCACCCGCCGGACCGGGCCGACGAGGCCCTGCTCGGCCCCGAACACCGGGCCCTGCTCCACCTCTGCCGGGCCGAGACCCAGTCGGTCGCCGAACTGTCCGCCGACGCCGACCTGCCCGTCGGCGTCGTCCGGGTACTGCTCGGCGACCTCCTCGAAGCGGGCCTCGTGAAGGTCAGCAGACCCGTCCCGCCCGCGCAGCTCCCCGACGAACGGATCCTGAGAGAAGTCATCGATGGCCTACGAGCGCTCTGA
- a CDS encoding ATP/GTP-binding protein (ATP/GTP-binding protein [Streptomyces albus J1074];~Conserved hypothetical ATP binding protein; pfam03029;~G1 box;~G2 box;~G3 box;~G4 box;~G5 box;~GTP/Mg2+ binding site [chemical binding];~Rat sarcoma (Ras)-like superfamily of small guanosine triphosphatases (GTPases); cd00882;~Switch I region;~Switch II region;~identified by MetaGeneAnnotator; putative), translating to MAYERSENHPAGEVDDTTDLALKILVAGGFGVGKTTLVGAVSEIRPLRTEERLSRAGESVDDIGGVGQKTTTTVAMDFGRITIRSGLSLYLFGTPGQDRFWFLWDDLSQGALGAVVLADTRRLEDSFPAVDYFEHRGIPFVVAVNCFTGARRYGVGDVSRALDLDRGTPVVLCDARVRDSGKDVLVQLVEHAGRMHAARLMDSVG from the coding sequence ATGGCCTACGAGCGCTCTGAGAACCATCCGGCGGGCGAGGTGGACGACACCACGGACCTCGCCTTGAAAATCCTCGTCGCCGGCGGCTTCGGGGTCGGCAAGACGACCCTGGTCGGCGCCGTCAGCGAGATCCGGCCGCTGCGGACCGAGGAACGGCTCAGCCGGGCCGGGGAGTCGGTCGACGACATCGGAGGCGTCGGCCAGAAGACCACCACGACCGTCGCCATGGACTTCGGCCGCATCACCATCCGCTCCGGACTCTCCCTCTACCTCTTCGGGACGCCCGGACAGGACCGGTTCTGGTTCCTGTGGGACGACCTGTCGCAGGGCGCGCTCGGGGCCGTCGTCCTCGCCGACACCCGGCGTCTGGAGGACAGCTTCCCGGCGGTCGACTACTTCGAGCACCGGGGCATCCCCTTCGTGGTGGCCGTCAACTGCTTCACCGGCGCCCGGCGTTACGGCGTGGGAGACGTCTCCCGGGCCCTGGACCTGGACCGGGGCACTCCGGTGGTGCTCTGCGACGCGCGGGTCCGGGACTCCGGGAAGGACGTCCTCGTCCAACTCGTCGAACACGCGGGGCGGATGCACGCCGCGCGACTGATGGACTCGGTGGGATGA
- a CDS encoding roadblock/LC7 family protein (Roadblock/LC7 domain; cl00886;~identified by MetaGeneAnnotator; putative;~roadblock/LC7 family protein [Streptomyces pristinaespiralis ATCC25486]): MALDRGLDWLLDDLTRRVAAIRHALVLSNDGLVTGASEGLEREDAEHLAAVSSGLHSLARGSGRHFRAGRARQTMVEFDEALLFVTAAGEGSCLCVLSDAEADVGLVAYEMTLLVNRVGEHLGVSARQLDGKDGIGGI, from the coding sequence ATGGCTCTTGACCGAGGGCTCGACTGGCTGCTCGACGACCTGACCCGGCGCGTCGCGGCGATACGCCACGCTCTGGTGTTGTCGAACGACGGGCTGGTGACGGGCGCCAGCGAGGGACTGGAACGGGAGGACGCCGAGCATCTGGCCGCGGTGTCCTCCGGACTGCACAGCCTGGCCCGGGGCTCCGGCCGCCACTTCAGGGCGGGCCGGGCCCGGCAGACGATGGTCGAATTCGACGAGGCCCTGCTCTTCGTGACGGCGGCGGGGGAGGGCAGCTGTCTGTGCGTGCTGAGCGACGCGGAGGCCGATGTCGGCCTGGTCGCCTACGAGATGACGCTGCTGGTCAACCGGGTGGGCGAGCACCTCGGGGTGTCCGCCCGCCAGCTTGACGGAAAGGACGGGATCGGCGGCATCTGA
- a CDS encoding hypothetical protein (identified by MetaGeneAnnotator; putative;~sequence version:1), which produces MTPGRAALQLELRRDEFEFAALTGIVRTVPVTGPAAAEGPADVARRRVPRTEIERLRAAGDFPDGLRERVRSVGVTEGAELLSTTPNRFARLARTGHFSPVRFYVNRYRAVVWLYPAAELREFARDNAGLLIGRLPAVVREQEDRNIDWRPRNWRSRRLDLLLRTTTDPWARVAAIASLLDPTHLADMVDDPFERAYLDRFRPRPPGWRPTSPTAREIADRLLLADDPEEILWHRLSLVLALDQARADRQAPCPGDPPPAATTAPPLPPLPAWPVAAWPDPDKPVLAARTSAGPGVAATPTVRPTVRSGRVPAAPGRPPGGRAPAGRGVGRSLLARLRGRKKTRASEA; this is translated from the coding sequence GTGACGCCGGGGCGTGCCGCGCTGCAACTTGAGCTGCGGCGCGACGAGTTCGAGTTCGCGGCCCTGACCGGGATCGTCCGTACGGTGCCGGTCACCGGGCCGGCGGCCGCGGAAGGGCCCGCCGATGTCGCCCGGCGCCGCGTTCCGCGCACCGAGATCGAACGGCTCCGTGCGGCTGGGGATTTCCCGGACGGGCTGCGCGAACGCGTCCGGTCCGTGGGCGTGACCGAGGGAGCCGAGCTCCTCTCGACCACCCCGAACCGCTTCGCCCGGCTGGCCCGCACCGGACACTTCAGCCCCGTACGGTTCTACGTCAACCGGTATCGCGCCGTCGTCTGGCTCTATCCGGCGGCCGAACTGCGGGAGTTCGCCCGTGACAACGCCGGACTCCTGATCGGCCGGCTGCCGGCGGTCGTCCGTGAACAGGAAGACCGGAACATCGACTGGCGCCCCCGCAACTGGCGGTCCCGCCGGCTCGACCTGCTCCTCAGGACGACCACCGACCCCTGGGCGCGCGTGGCCGCCATCGCCTCACTGCTCGACCCGACCCATCTGGCGGACATGGTCGACGACCCCTTCGAGCGGGCCTACCTGGACCGCTTCCGCCCCAGGCCGCCCGGCTGGCGGCCGACATCGCCCACGGCCAGGGAGATCGCCGACCGGCTGCTGCTCGCGGACGACCCGGAGGAGATTCTCTGGCACCGGCTGAGCCTCGTCCTCGCCTTGGACCAGGCCCGCGCCGACCGCCAGGCCCCGTGCCCGGGCGACCCGCCGCCCGCCGCCACGACCGCGCCACCACTCCCGCCTCTCCCCGCCTGGCCCGTCGCGGCCTGGCCCGATCCGGACAAGCCCGTCCTCGCGGCACGCACCAGCGCTGGTCCGGGTGTGGCGGCGACGCCGACCGTACGGCCGACGGTGAGGTCCGGGCGTGTACCGGCCGCGCCCGGACGTCCACCAGGTGGGCGTGCTCCGGCCGGCCGAGGTGTCGGGCGAAGCCTGCTCGCCCGGCTGCGCGGCCGGAAGAAGACGAGAGCGTCCGAAGCCTGA